In one window of Miscanthus floridulus cultivar M001 chromosome 12, ASM1932011v1, whole genome shotgun sequence DNA:
- the LOC136497931 gene encoding polyamine oxidase 4-like has protein sequence MDPNGLKTGGLLLPTIERRCTSPPSVIVIGGGISGVAAARALSNSSFKVTVLESRDRIGGRVHTDYSFGCPIDMGASWLHGVCNENSLAPLIGYLGLRLYRTSDDNSVLYDHDLESYALFDKDGNQVPKETVDKVGETFERILEETVKVRDEQEHDMPLLQAISIVFERHPHLKLEGLDDQVLQWCVCRLEAWFAADADEISLKNWDQERVLTGGHGLMVNGYYPVIEALAQGLDIRLNQRVTEITRQYNGVKVTTEDGTSYFADACIISVPLGVLKANIIKFEPELPSWKSSAIANLGVGVENKIAMHFDRVFWPNVEVLGMVGPTPKACGYFLNLHKATGNPVLVYMAAGRFAQEVEKLSDKEAVSLVVSHLKKMLPDATEPTQYLVSRWGSDPNSLGSYSCDLVGKPADVCTRFSAPVENLYFAGEAASAEHSGSVHGAYSSGIAAAEECRKRLLTLKGIPDLVQVAAWEEMAGAVAPLQICRT, from the exons ATGGATCCTAATGGCCTCAAAACTGGAG GCCTTTTGCTCCCGACCATTGAGAGGCGGTGCACGTCGCCTCCATCCGTCATTGTCATCGGCGGTGGCATCTCGGGCGTTGCAGCTGCCCGTGCCCTTTCCAATTCTTCATTCAAG GTGACTGTTTTGGAGTCGAGAGATCGTATTGGTGGGCGCGTCCATACTGATTACTCATTTGGATGTCCAATTGATATGGGAGCCTCATG GCTACACGGCGTGTGTAATGAGAATTCATTGGCACCATTGATCGGCTATCTTGGGCTGAGGTTATATCGCACAAGCGATGACAACTCAGTTCTGTATGATCATGATTTAGAAAG CTATGCTCTCTTTGATAAGGATGGTAATCAGGTCCCAAAGGAGACAGTCGATAAAGTTGGAGAAACATTTGAGAGAATTCTTGAAGAG ACGGTTAAAGTGCGTGATGAGCAGGAACATGACATGCCACTGCTACAGGCAATTTCTATTGTGTTTGAGAGGCACCCCCATCTAAA GCTAGAAGGGCTAGATGATCAGGTCTTGCAATGGTGTGTCTGCCGGCTTGAGGCATGGTTTGCTGCAGATGCAGATGAAATATCTCTGAAGAACTGGGATCAG GAGCGTGTTCTTACTGGTGGACATGGACTGATGGTAAATGGATACTATCCTGTTATTGAAGCTCTTGCTCAAGGTCTTGACATCAGGCTTAACCAAAG GGTCACCGAAATTACTCGTCAATACAATGGAGTCAAGGTCACTACTGAAGATGGCACAAGCTACTTCGCTGACGCTTGCATAATCTCTGTGCCACTCGGTGTTCTCAAGGCGAACATAATAAAGTTCGAACCTGAACTGCCCTCATGGAAGAGCTCTGCCATCGCGAACCTCGGCGTCGGTGTTGAGAACAAGATCGCAATGCACTTTGACAGGGTCTTCTGGCCCAATGTTGAGGTGCTGGGAATGGTTGGGCCGACACCTAAAGCATGTGGGTACTTCCTGAACCTGCACAAAGCCACCGGCAACCCGGTCCTCGTCTACATGGCTGCTGGAAGGTttgcccaggaagtggagaaaCTGTCGGACAAGGAAGCCGTCAGCTTGGTCGTTTCTCACCTGAAGAAGATGCTTCCAGATGCCACTGAACCA ACGCAGTACCTGGTGTCACGCTGGGGCTCCGACCCGAACTCTCTGGGGTCCTACTCGTGCGACCTGGTCGGGAAGCCGGCCGACGTGTGCACGAGGTTCTCCGCCCCCGTGGAGAACCTGTACTTTGCCGGCGAGGCGGCCAGCGCCGAGCACTCGGGGTCGGTGCATGGCGCGTACTCGTCGGGCATTGCCGCTGCCGAAGAATGCAGGAAGCGCCTCCTGACGCTGAAGGGCATCCCGGACCTGGTCCAGGTcgcggcgtgggaggagatggCCGGAGCTGTGGCTCCCCTGCAGATCTGCAGGACCTGA